The following proteins come from a genomic window of Pyxidicoccus sp. MSG2:
- a CDS encoding putative baseplate assembly protein produces the protein MTSLPSPRLDDRSFAQLVEQARARVQASCPDWTDLTPHDPGMVLLEVFSHLTETMLYRLNRLPEKAYVEFLRLLGVRLQPPAAASVRLSFTLARPAERPVEVPRNTPVTLARAGAGAEPVVFHTADSVTIPVGSTEVEVLAYHCDQVDAEVAGQGTGQPGLTVQARRPPIVAPTGDSLDLVVGVEASPGELDARAPARRHEGRTYRIWREVENFAALAPEEPAYVVDRMTGTITFAPSARLANEAGELDAPRALAGTPRDGSKILLWYRRGGGDRGNLPSGTLELLKVPIPGVKVTNPRPATGGRPAETLDNALLRGPQELHSLRRAVTAGDFELLALRSSGAVARAKAVTLAQLWAHAPAGTVEVLLVPHLPPDVQGTAGEGITEDTLRVHETEEARARILAELDVRRPLGTACHVEWARYKTVRVQARVVAHREEDAAALRTRLIERLHRTLTPLPSPLQPEGWRFGQALRASHVYDALLAEPGVSYLDKVRLMVDEVPREVRTLAADTFQPGTFYAGGGETLFRTVNDADGWEKAGLFPGEDVDAVEAHPQRAGYVAVSGRLASDAKRSRIHVSFDCGETWESATHTLDAVEDMAWAERDGVPVLLLATRVGLFELMVRPGATPIQVLVDPASQDLGFFAVAATTDARGAVNVAVAAMGTRGVFLSAGGGRSGTFRPIGPRGADVRVLEVQKDGPRSFLWAGLAAASGADPGKGCLYWELMGTADPPDGWRPFDKGWDGGSCLTLAFSGSTVYAGSHRVGVLWLDASRPGATWKRPEVGSGLPLREAERLFQPVYALATSPKGAPLLAGGPDGVFRRPSGSERYEPVSTREFTEKVTLPPTWLLCSGAHVLEVVTDDAEP, from the coding sequence ATGACCTCGCTCCCGTCGCCGCGCCTGGATGACCGCAGCTTCGCGCAGCTCGTGGAGCAGGCGCGTGCCCGCGTCCAGGCGTCGTGCCCGGACTGGACGGACCTCACCCCGCATGACCCGGGCATGGTGCTGCTGGAGGTGTTCTCCCACCTCACGGAGACCATGCTGTACCGGCTCAACCGGCTGCCGGAGAAGGCGTACGTGGAGTTCCTGCGCCTGCTCGGCGTGCGCCTCCAGCCGCCCGCCGCCGCGTCGGTGCGCCTGAGCTTCACGCTGGCGCGCCCGGCCGAGCGGCCCGTGGAGGTGCCACGCAACACCCCCGTCACCCTGGCCCGGGCGGGCGCGGGCGCGGAGCCCGTCGTCTTCCACACCGCGGACTCGGTGACGATTCCGGTGGGGAGCACGGAGGTGGAGGTGCTCGCCTACCACTGCGACCAGGTGGACGCGGAGGTGGCGGGGCAGGGCACCGGCCAGCCGGGCCTCACCGTGCAGGCGCGGCGCCCGCCAATTGTCGCGCCCACCGGCGACTCGCTGGACCTGGTGGTGGGCGTGGAGGCATCGCCCGGCGAGCTGGACGCGCGCGCCCCGGCCCGCCGCCATGAGGGCCGCACCTACCGCATCTGGCGCGAGGTGGAGAACTTCGCCGCGCTGGCGCCGGAGGAGCCCGCCTACGTCGTGGACCGGATGACGGGCACGATTACCTTCGCCCCCTCCGCGCGGCTGGCAAACGAGGCCGGGGAGCTGGACGCGCCGCGCGCGCTGGCCGGGACTCCGCGCGACGGGAGCAAAATCCTCCTCTGGTACCGGCGCGGCGGAGGCGACCGGGGCAACCTGCCCTCGGGCACGCTGGAGCTGCTCAAGGTCCCCATTCCGGGCGTGAAGGTGACCAACCCCCGCCCGGCCACGGGCGGCCGGCCCGCGGAGACGCTGGACAATGCGCTCCTGCGCGGGCCGCAGGAGCTGCACTCGCTGCGGCGGGCCGTGACGGCGGGCGACTTCGAGCTGCTGGCGCTTCGCAGCTCCGGCGCGGTGGCGCGCGCGAAGGCCGTCACCCTGGCGCAATTGTGGGCGCACGCGCCCGCGGGCACGGTGGAGGTACTGCTGGTGCCGCACCTGCCGCCGGACGTGCAGGGCACCGCGGGCGAAGGCATCACCGAGGACACGCTGCGCGTCCACGAGACGGAGGAAGCGCGCGCCCGCATCCTCGCGGAGCTGGACGTGCGCCGGCCGCTGGGCACCGCGTGCCACGTGGAGTGGGCGCGCTACAAGACGGTGCGCGTGCAGGCGCGCGTGGTGGCGCACCGCGAGGAGGATGCCGCCGCGCTGCGCACGCGCCTCATCGAGCGGCTCCACCGCACCCTCACGCCGCTGCCCTCGCCGCTGCAGCCGGAGGGCTGGCGCTTCGGCCAGGCGCTGCGGGCCTCGCACGTGTACGACGCGCTGCTGGCCGAGCCGGGCGTCAGCTACCTGGACAAGGTGCGCCTCATGGTGGACGAGGTGCCGCGCGAGGTGCGCACCCTCGCGGCGGACACCTTCCAGCCGGGCACCTTCTACGCGGGCGGCGGTGAGACGCTGTTCCGCACCGTGAATGACGCGGACGGCTGGGAGAAGGCGGGCCTGTTCCCCGGCGAGGACGTGGACGCGGTGGAGGCGCACCCGCAGCGCGCGGGCTACGTGGCCGTGTCCGGGCGGCTGGCGAGCGACGCGAAGCGCTCGCGCATCCACGTGTCCTTCGACTGCGGCGAGACGTGGGAGTCCGCCACGCACACGCTGGACGCGGTGGAGGACATGGCGTGGGCGGAGCGGGACGGGGTGCCCGTGCTGCTGCTCGCCACGCGCGTGGGCCTCTTCGAGCTGATGGTCCGCCCGGGCGCCACGCCGATTCAGGTGCTGGTGGACCCGGCGAGCCAGGACCTGGGCTTCTTCGCGGTGGCGGCCACCACGGACGCGCGCGGCGCCGTCAACGTGGCGGTGGCGGCCATGGGCACGCGCGGCGTCTTCCTCTCCGCCGGTGGCGGGCGCAGCGGCACCTTCCGCCCCATTGGCCCGCGCGGCGCGGACGTGCGCGTGCTGGAGGTGCAGAAGGACGGGCCGCGCTCCTTCCTCTGGGCGGGGCTCGCCGCCGCCAGCGGCGCGGACCCGGGCAAGGGCTGCCTGTACTGGGAGTTGATGGGCACCGCGGACCCGCCGGACGGGTGGCGGCCCTTCGACAAGGGCTGGGACGGCGGTAGCTGTCTCACGCTCGCCTTCAGCGGCTCCACCGTGTACGCAGGCAGCCACCGCGTGGGCGTGCTGTGGCTGGACGCCAGTCGCCCGGGCGCGACGTGGAAGCGGCCCGAAGTGGGCAGCGGCCTCCCGCTGCGCGAGGCCGAGCGCCTCTTCCAGCCCGTGTACGCGCTGGCCACGTCACCGAAAGGCGCGCCGCTGTTGGCCGGCGGCCCGGACGGCGTCTTCCGCAGGCCCTCGGGCAGCGAGCGCTACGAGCCCGTCTCCACGCGCGAGTTCACCGAGAAGGTGACGCTGCCGCCCACCTGGCTCCTCTGCTCCGGCGCCCACGTGCTGGAGGTGGTGACGGACGATGCGGAGCCCTGA
- a CDS encoding phage tail protein yields the protein MRSPEIERLLPGVFQRTVQPESPLAALLEVMEALHAPSEEVLSHLEAHFDPRRAPDRFVPFLARWVGMDLPVTTGLGRLRELVAAAVEISRWRGTARGLLLFLTTATGRTDFAVDEQVPGPDGRPRPFHVRVRAPAEVATHRLLLERIIEREKPAYVTYELYFVQPPKGAG from the coding sequence ATGCGGAGCCCTGAAATCGAGCGCCTGCTGCCGGGCGTCTTCCAGCGTACCGTGCAGCCCGAGTCCCCCCTGGCCGCGCTGCTGGAGGTGATGGAGGCGCTGCACGCGCCCAGCGAGGAGGTGCTGTCCCACCTGGAGGCGCACTTCGACCCGCGCCGGGCGCCGGACCGCTTCGTGCCCTTTCTCGCCCGCTGGGTGGGCATGGATTTGCCGGTGACGACGGGCCTGGGCCGCCTGCGCGAGTTGGTGGCCGCGGCGGTGGAGATTTCACGGTGGCGCGGCACGGCGCGCGGCCTGCTCCTGTTCCTGACCACGGCCACGGGGCGCACGGACTTCGCGGTGGACGAGCAGGTGCCCGGGCCGGACGGCCGGCCGCGTCCCTTCCACGTCCGGGTGCGCGCGCCCGCGGAAGTCGCCACCCACCGGTTGCTGCTGGAGCGAATCATCGAGCGGGAGAAGCCCGCCTACGTCACCTACGAGCTGTACTTCGTGCAGCCGCCCAAAGGAGCAGGTTGA
- a CDS encoding STAS/SEC14 domain-containing protein has product MSGVSGQAGLSTAQGKLDAPDVRDVFKGRTMGVAMVGDVLVIAHDAQHPAQEEWVRYCDLISRYLPTMSAQFVLADGPGPNATQRQQALNRGAPGAVIPPTAVLTRSAMVRGIVTLFNWFTPRAMRAFPPEDLQAAAWHLKMTDEQVRRLMDVAQALLP; this is encoded by the coding sequence ATGAGCGGAGTCTCCGGACAGGCGGGTCTCTCGACGGCACAGGGGAAGCTCGACGCACCGGACGTACGGGACGTATTCAAGGGCCGCACCATGGGTGTGGCCATGGTGGGAGACGTGCTGGTGATTGCGCACGACGCGCAGCATCCCGCGCAGGAGGAGTGGGTGCGCTACTGCGACCTCATCTCCAGGTACCTGCCCACCATGAGCGCGCAGTTCGTGCTGGCGGATGGGCCCGGTCCGAACGCCACCCAACGCCAGCAGGCGCTCAATCGGGGAGCACCAGGCGCCGTCATTCCGCCCACGGCCGTCCTCACCCGCTCCGCCATGGTGCGCGGCATCGTCACCCTCTTCAACTGGTTCACCCCGCGGGCCATGCGCGCCTTCCCACCGGAGGACCTGCAGGCCGCGGCCTGGCACCTGAAGATGACCGACGAGCAGGTCCGGCGCCTGATGGACGTTGCCCAGGCGCTGCTGCCCTGA
- a CDS encoding cell wall anchor protein, with the protein MTLKVFRLNATRLACALPLLALLGCGPVETQEAPLESGSPSQAQALTTIGYRSSTTASGKSITSLAINTPAGTVQGDVLLARIINRNNVAAVLTPPTGWTVLRSDQSASQIKAWVLYKVAGASEPASYSFTIDLASYMAGSVSAFSGVDTANPIDTQSGQKNGLTASFITPAITTTSADGLAVWFGSQIWTGAACPASPIVPPTGFTEAFDTCLVSSSTGLIFDAAYLGLGAAGAQPAFNGSSPYAETNIAQVVALRPAGAPTCTVGDTYASTYTTVGTVASTAIVEPSGLAASRLTPGVIYVHNEDTTAVVAISTANASTLGTFNVADVTPADWEDVATGPCPAGQCIYMGDIGRASANFPTPPSTFAVYRIPEPNIGAGQTSGSLTAEKFPFQYPDSPKDAETIMVHPTTGDIYVITKSSTGASKVYKFPQPLPAPGTMSTLVFVSNLQLPTTTDPNFSYATAGAIHPCANRFLLRTYRVVYEFRAPAGSGFEAAFAAAPVTLTDTVEGQGEAIEYEANGASYFTMSESPSPFKLKRVVRQ; encoded by the coding sequence ATGACATTGAAGGTCTTCAGGCTGAACGCCACACGCCTCGCCTGCGCGCTCCCACTCCTCGCCCTGCTGGGCTGCGGGCCGGTGGAGACACAGGAGGCCCCCCTCGAGTCCGGCTCCCCGTCCCAGGCCCAGGCGCTGACGACCATCGGCTACCGGAGCAGCACCACCGCCAGCGGGAAGAGCATCACCTCGCTCGCCATCAACACGCCAGCCGGGACGGTGCAGGGGGACGTGCTCCTCGCGCGCATCATCAACCGCAACAACGTCGCCGCCGTGCTGACGCCGCCCACGGGCTGGACGGTGCTGCGCTCGGACCAGAGCGCGTCTCAAATCAAGGCCTGGGTCCTCTACAAGGTCGCCGGCGCCTCCGAGCCCGCGAGCTACAGCTTCACCATCGACCTGGCGAGCTACATGGCGGGCAGCGTCTCCGCGTTCTCCGGCGTCGACACCGCCAACCCCATCGACACGCAGAGCGGGCAGAAGAACGGGCTCACCGCCAGCTTCATCACCCCCGCCATCACCACCACCTCGGCCGACGGCCTGGCGGTGTGGTTCGGCTCGCAAATCTGGACCGGCGCGGCCTGCCCGGCGAGCCCCATCGTCCCGCCCACGGGCTTCACCGAGGCGTTCGACACGTGCCTCGTCTCCTCGTCCACGGGGCTCATCTTCGACGCGGCGTACCTGGGCCTGGGCGCCGCGGGGGCGCAGCCGGCGTTCAACGGAAGCTCTCCATACGCCGAGACGAACATCGCGCAGGTCGTCGCGCTGCGGCCGGCGGGCGCACCCACGTGCACCGTGGGTGACACGTACGCCAGCACGTACACGACGGTGGGCACCGTGGCGTCCACCGCCATCGTCGAGCCGTCGGGCCTCGCCGCCAGCCGCCTCACGCCGGGCGTCATCTACGTGCACAACGAGGACACCACCGCCGTGGTCGCCATCAGCACCGCCAACGCGAGCACGCTGGGCACGTTCAACGTCGCCGACGTGACGCCGGCCGACTGGGAGGATGTCGCCACCGGCCCCTGCCCCGCCGGCCAGTGCATCTACATGGGCGACATCGGCCGGGCGAGCGCCAACTTCCCCACGCCTCCGTCCACCTTCGCCGTGTACCGGATTCCCGAGCCCAACATCGGCGCCGGCCAGACGAGCGGCAGCCTGACGGCGGAGAAGTTCCCCTTCCAGTACCCGGACTCGCCGAAGGACGCGGAGACCATCATGGTGCACCCGACCACCGGCGACATCTACGTCATCACCAAGTCGAGCACGGGGGCGAGCAAGGTCTACAAGTTCCCCCAGCCGCTGCCCGCGCCGGGCACCATGTCCACGCTCGTCTTCGTGTCGAACCTCCAGCTTCCCACGACGACGGACCCGAACTTCTCCTACGCGACGGCCGGCGCCATCCACCCCTGCGCCAACCGCTTCCTGCTGCGCACGTACCGCGTCGTCTATGAGTTCCGCGCGCCCGCGGGCAGCGGCTTCGAGGCCGCCTTCGCGGCGGCGCCGGTGACGCTGACGGACACCGTGGAGGGCCAGGGCGAGGCCATCGAGTACGAGGCCAACGGCGCGAGCTACTTCACGATGAGCGAGAGCCCCTCGCCCTTCAAGCTCAAGCGCGTCGTCCGGCAGTAA
- a CDS encoding FAD-binding oxidoreductase, translated as MSSPVLPADFLRAIAEGFPPDFLTREPAELQEFGRDWTRVYTPAPSAVALPRSTDEVARLLALCHQHRVAVVPSGGRTGLAGGAVAARGEVVLSLQRMARMGPVDLLGNTVRVQAGAVTEAVHHHCAGHGLTWPVDFASKGSSTVGGNIATNAGGVKVIKYGLTRQWVLGLQVVTAQGQVLELNGALEKNNTGTDLRQLFIGSEGTLGVITEATLKLTQLPGKLDVFLFAVPDVAAVLRLFRDARQQTAFGISAYEFFTDKCLARLQRHRKLRSPFDASSGCYVLLEAEPRDAAAVEVWLGSLFERGLVTDGTQAQGASQAAELWALREGISESLSATGMPHKNDISLPVAGLEGFCAELESVFAARYPGWEICLFGHIGDGNLHVNIMKPDDMEKAEFLSRTKQADPTMFELVRKHGGSISAEHGIGLLKKDYLGYSRSPAELELLRALKRAMDPQGILNPGKVIDA; from the coding sequence ATGTCCTCCCCCGTGCTCCCCGCCGACTTCCTCCGCGCCATCGCCGAGGGCTTCCCCCCGGACTTCCTCACCCGGGAGCCGGCCGAGTTGCAGGAGTTCGGCCGCGACTGGACGCGCGTCTACACGCCGGCCCCCAGCGCGGTGGCGCTGCCCCGGAGCACGGACGAGGTGGCCCGGCTGTTGGCGCTGTGCCACCAGCACCGCGTGGCGGTGGTGCCCTCCGGAGGCCGCACGGGCCTGGCGGGCGGCGCGGTGGCGGCCCGGGGCGAGGTGGTGCTGTCGCTCCAGCGCATGGCGCGCATGGGCCCGGTGGACCTGCTCGGCAACACCGTGCGCGTGCAGGCGGGCGCGGTGACGGAGGCCGTGCACCACCACTGCGCCGGGCACGGCCTCACCTGGCCGGTGGACTTCGCCTCCAAGGGCTCCAGCACGGTGGGCGGCAACATCGCCACCAACGCGGGCGGCGTGAAGGTCATCAAGTACGGCCTCACCCGTCAGTGGGTGCTGGGCCTTCAAGTGGTGACGGCCCAGGGCCAGGTGCTGGAGCTCAACGGCGCGCTGGAGAAGAACAACACCGGCACCGACTTGCGGCAGCTCTTCATCGGCAGCGAGGGCACCCTGGGCGTCATCACCGAGGCCACCCTCAAGCTCACGCAGCTTCCCGGGAAGCTGGACGTGTTCCTCTTCGCCGTGCCGGACGTGGCCGCCGTGCTGCGGCTGTTCCGCGACGCGCGCCAGCAGACGGCCTTCGGCATCTCCGCCTACGAGTTCTTCACCGACAAGTGCCTGGCGCGCCTGCAGCGCCACCGCAAGCTGCGCTCACCCTTCGACGCGTCCAGTGGCTGCTACGTGCTGCTGGAGGCCGAGCCCCGTGACGCGGCGGCGGTGGAGGTGTGGCTGGGCTCGCTGTTCGAGCGCGGGCTGGTGACAGACGGTACCCAGGCGCAGGGTGCGTCGCAGGCGGCGGAGTTGTGGGCGCTGCGCGAGGGCATCAGCGAGAGCCTCTCCGCCACCGGCATGCCGCACAAGAACGACATCTCCCTGCCCGTGGCGGGACTGGAGGGCTTCTGCGCGGAGCTGGAGTCCGTCTTCGCCGCGCGCTACCCGGGCTGGGAAATCTGCCTCTTCGGCCACATCGGCGACGGCAACCTGCACGTCAACATCATGAAGCCGGACGACATGGAGAAGGCCGAGTTCCTCTCTCGCACGAAGCAGGCCGACCCCACCATGTTCGAGCTGGTGAGGAAGCACGGCGGCAGCATCTCCGCCGAGCACGGCATCGGCCTGTTGAAGAAGGACTACCTCGGCTACTCGCGCTCCCCGGCGGAGCTGGAACTGCTGCGCGCGCTCAAGCGGGCGATGGACCCCCAGGGCATCCTCAACCCCGGGAAGGTCATCGACGCGTGA
- the serA gene encoding phosphoglycerate dehydrogenase, protein MNTARFPSPTRPISNTGPFRALLLENIHPSAEEMLAAEGFQVERTSSALKPEELAERLRGVHLLGIRSKTTVPASALVHAEELLAIGAFCIGTNQVELTAANTHGIPVFNAPFSNTRSVAEMVLAEVVVLTRQLFDRSREVHAGQWRKVATGSREVRGKTLGIIGYGHIGSQLGVLAESLGMRVLYYDVMTKLPLGNAQSATTLDELLAVSDFVTLHVPALASTHMMMGAEQLARMKKGACLINASRGTVVDIPALARALTSKHLGGAAVDVYPEEPESNSDGFVTELQGLPNVVLTPHIGGSTEEAQAAIGKEVATSLLKFYRAGATTGAVNFPNVEAPLIPGTHRILNVHRNIPGVLRDINRIVSDLNANIHAQVLSTDANIGYLVMDLDQDVSQPVCNAIAGLQTDIKTRIVS, encoded by the coding sequence ATGAACACTGCCCGGTTCCCCTCGCCCACGCGTCCCATCAGCAACACGGGCCCCTTCCGCGCCCTGCTGCTGGAGAACATCCACCCCTCCGCGGAGGAGATGCTGGCCGCCGAGGGCTTCCAGGTGGAGCGGACCTCCTCCGCCCTCAAGCCGGAGGAGCTGGCGGAGCGCCTGCGGGGCGTGCACCTGCTGGGCATCCGCAGCAAGACGACGGTGCCGGCCTCCGCGCTGGTGCACGCGGAGGAGTTGCTGGCCATTGGCGCCTTCTGCATCGGCACCAACCAGGTGGAGCTGACGGCGGCCAACACGCACGGCATCCCCGTGTTCAACGCCCCATTCAGCAACACGCGCAGCGTGGCGGAGATGGTGCTGGCGGAGGTCGTGGTGCTGACGCGCCAGCTCTTCGACCGCAGCCGCGAGGTGCACGCCGGCCAGTGGCGCAAGGTGGCCACCGGCAGCCGCGAGGTGCGCGGCAAGACGCTGGGCATCATCGGCTATGGCCACATCGGCTCGCAGCTGGGCGTGCTGGCCGAGTCCTTGGGCATGCGCGTGCTGTACTACGACGTGATGACGAAGCTGCCCCTGGGCAACGCGCAGTCCGCGACCACGCTGGACGAGCTCCTGGCGGTGTCGGACTTCGTCACCCTGCACGTGCCGGCGCTGGCGTCCACGCACATGATGATGGGCGCGGAGCAGCTCGCGCGGATGAAGAAGGGCGCGTGCCTCATCAACGCCAGCCGCGGCACGGTGGTGGACATCCCCGCGCTGGCGCGGGCGCTCACCTCCAAGCACCTGGGCGGCGCCGCGGTGGACGTCTACCCGGAGGAGCCGGAGAGCAACTCGGACGGCTTCGTCACCGAGCTTCAGGGCCTGCCCAACGTGGTGCTCACGCCGCACATCGGCGGCTCCACGGAAGAGGCGCAGGCGGCCATCGGCAAGGAGGTGGCCACCAGCCTCCTCAAGTTCTACCGGGCGGGCGCGACGACGGGCGCGGTGAACTTCCCCAACGTGGAGGCGCCGCTCATCCCCGGCACGCACCGCATCCTCAACGTGCACCGCAACATCCCCGGCGTGCTCCGCGACATCAACCGCATCGTCTCGGACCTCAACGCCAACATCCACGCGCAGGTGCTCAGCACGGACGCCAACATCGGCTACCTCGTCATGGACCTGGACCAGGACGTGTCGCAGCCGGTCTGCAACGCCATCGCCGGCCTGCAGACGGACATCAAGACGCGCATCGTGTCCTGA
- a CDS encoding sensor histidine kinase, translating to MDEAQQLRLWRRAGRLPRVAVALVLPLCAGVLAGWVLQGEDVLARPGVPAMVPTSAACLTLTAVAIAWLLRGSPTRHWLAGIAAALVTAAGVLTLLSYAWRPVGMELSGLLSGRRMSPHTASALTLLGLSLLTVDRRGRWGTARSQLLALAAMLIPLTVLLGYAFAEHRIYRLGGGIGAAPHNAAGQLLLALGILFLRPDQGPVATVTSVAAGGVMARRLIFAGLLPLVVGVLVDLGARRGFLEARLARPLFATAMTVALTAVVWRAAGESNRLHQEQVRAWKQAGEEAEQQRRLAVENARLARLAEAAAREREDVLAIVSHDLKNPLATVRLSAAVLQQKLARLPGGEGLVGRVGAMDRAAVHMLGLITDLLDAARLDAGQPLAVEPRPEPVGELIGEALALIEPQATRGGLRLEQHLPPGLMGLCDRERILQVLANLLGNAVKFTPAGGTVTVEARAEEGEVRVAVRDTGPGIPEDEQPRLFERYWQSRDTAHQGSGLGLYIARGLVEAHGGRLWVESVTGAGSTFTFTLPQPPGRRLAHPTLDSSGAEV from the coding sequence GTGGACGAAGCGCAACAGCTGCGGCTCTGGCGCAGGGCGGGAAGGCTGCCTCGAGTCGCCGTGGCCCTGGTGCTGCCCCTCTGCGCGGGAGTGCTGGCCGGCTGGGTGCTCCAGGGCGAGGACGTGCTCGCCCGCCCCGGCGTGCCCGCCATGGTGCCCACCTCCGCCGCGTGCCTCACGCTCACGGCGGTGGCCATCGCGTGGCTGCTGAGGGGGAGCCCCACCCGCCACTGGCTGGCGGGAATCGCCGCGGCGCTGGTGACGGCGGCGGGCGTCCTCACGCTCCTGTCGTACGCCTGGCGCCCGGTGGGCATGGAGCTGTCCGGCCTGCTGTCCGGGCGCCGCATGTCGCCGCACACGGCGTCGGCGCTGACGCTGCTCGGGCTGTCGCTGCTCACCGTGGACCGCAGGGGACGGTGGGGCACGGCGCGCTCCCAGCTCCTCGCGCTGGCCGCCATGCTCATCCCCCTGACGGTACTGCTGGGCTACGCCTTCGCGGAGCACCGCATCTACCGCCTGGGAGGCGGCATTGGCGCCGCCCCCCACAACGCGGCGGGGCAGCTCCTGCTGGCGCTGGGCATCCTCTTCCTCCGCCCGGACCAGGGGCCCGTGGCGACGGTGACGTCGGTGGCGGCGGGCGGCGTCATGGCGCGCCGGCTCATCTTCGCGGGCCTGCTGCCGCTGGTGGTGGGCGTGCTGGTGGACCTGGGCGCGCGGCGGGGCTTCCTGGAGGCGCGGCTGGCGCGGCCCCTCTTCGCGACGGCGATGACGGTGGCCCTGACGGCCGTGGTGTGGCGGGCGGCCGGGGAGAGCAACCGCCTGCACCAGGAACAGGTCCGCGCATGGAAGCAGGCGGGCGAGGAGGCCGAGCAGCAACGCCGGCTGGCGGTGGAGAACGCGCGGCTGGCCCGGCTCGCCGAGGCCGCTGCGCGCGAGCGGGAGGACGTGCTGGCCATCGTCTCCCACGACTTGAAGAACCCGCTGGCCACGGTGCGGCTGAGCGCCGCGGTGCTCCAGCAGAAGCTGGCGCGGCTGCCCGGCGGCGAGGGGCTGGTGGGCCGGGTGGGTGCCATGGACCGGGCCGCGGTGCACATGCTCGGCCTCATCACCGACTTGCTGGACGCGGCCCGCCTGGACGCGGGCCAGCCGCTGGCGGTGGAGCCCCGGCCGGAGCCGGTGGGCGAGCTCATCGGCGAGGCGCTCGCCCTGATTGAGCCCCAGGCCACGCGCGGGGGGCTCCGGCTGGAGCAGCACCTGCCTCCGGGGCTGATGGGCCTGTGCGACCGCGAGCGCATCCTCCAGGTGCTGGCCAACCTGCTGGGCAACGCGGTGAAGTTCACCCCGGCGGGTGGCACCGTGACGGTGGAGGCCCGCGCCGAGGAGGGCGAGGTACGCGTGGCCGTGCGGGACACCGGCCCCGGCATCCCCGAGGACGAGCAACCCCGCCTCTTCGAGCGCTACTGGCAGTCCCGGGACACCGCGCACCAGGGCAGCGGCCTGGGCCTCTACATCGCCCGGGGGCTGGTGGAGGCCCACGGCGGCCGGCTGTGGGTGGAGAGCGTCACCGGCGCCGGCAGCACATTCACTTTCACGCTCCCGCAGCCACCCGGGCGGCGGCTCGCTCACCCCACGCTTGACAGCTCCGGAGCCGAGGTCTAA